Part of the Aquarana catesbeiana isolate 2022-GZ linkage group LG12, ASM4218655v1, whole genome shotgun sequence genome, ctcttcactagtgtacattTTAGACAATACATTTataggtacctagtgtgactcacaggtgaaaaagcacctggttgtcaaggactgtttggaccgctacaaaaaaatgtaactgctagcgctagcagagacaaggcctgactctgctaatgctgcggttttgtgtgctgtgtatcagaagtgacagtgatctaccgACGCTGCACttgtttggggggggcagaggggctaaacgcacgTGCTGGCAGGTGTcaggctgatcctgctaatgctgtgtttttgggaacactatactattggggatgctagtctagttctgatctgatcaaagatattgatctgttcgggctatactagtaatggagtgttactggcaatcaaagggttaaaacatatTCATGAATATGTGGCGGACAATCTGATGCTGTCTGGGATTGACGCTAATGCTAACTGGCATCCcatgacacgaatacagtgatctgaaaaaaagatctgtacactgtactaatgacactgtgacagggcagtgaaagggttaattgggggtgatcagggggttaaaactttattagggaatatatgaCGGGTACCCTGACCCTATCTGGGACTGACGTTAACGCTatctagtgacaccaatacagtgattagtaaaaaatctgtacactgtacctaGTGACACTGTGacggagtgaaagggttaactggggggggaggatcaaggggttaaatgtgcctaacgatgtgttctggtgtcagtgtagtgcttgtacTCACTGTAGATGCTCTCTTCTCTCATGCTGGAACCGAAAAGGACTCTAGGAGAGAAGAGTGTATAATTTCCTGTGCCTATgcttacattacacaggcacaggacaTTCTGCCATTCGCCAGAACTGAACAGCAGATCCAATTATTGACCTGACCTGATGATTGATCAGTTATAAATCAAATCTGATCAGCGCCGGGCCGGGGGGGCgcgaatcatgtacaggtacgtgatttcacgcagaTGAGCTGtcatgctgcagtaaatgtacgtggggcagtccagAAGAGGTTAAGCTTTTTTAAAGTAGTTATAAAGCGAATacatttttcaccctaatgcattctctgctttaaggtaaaaaatgtcccactacTTGTATTGTCCCCTaacctccctaaacacttacctgagtcctatctttTTTTAatgctgtgcccgtctgcagcggcACTGGTCTCTGTTCTTCTTCCCTCAGGACACAGAGGcaacagcagaagccattggctcctgctgcagtcaatcaaatcctgtgaggaggtagTGGGGGGTGTGGCTGAGTCATGCTGTGTGTACAAGCGGTTCGTTATGGGGGCAAAGATGAAGGTGCCAACAGTGCCagtggggggccccagaagaggcgGTTCagtgccgctctgtgcaatacttgcatagagcaggtaaaaaTTCAGTAAGCAGGTAAGCTCTAGAACTAgccccccaccaccagcccctCCGCTGCCTGTTCAAATTGTCTGAAAAAGTAAGCGGCTTTTGACATACATGCTCTTTATAAAACCCATAGAGGTTGACTCTCAGATAAAGTTCATACATTAGTTGACAAAAGTCCTTATTTATGAAAATGGGGAATCATCTACAAGGTGTACAGTTCTTTGGCCTCTACTAAACAAGGGAAGTGTTGAAAACGGCATGTTATGTCTTTAAAACTAAAAGGTGCATAAAGGGAAAATGAGGATCTGCAgatgtgacaggtgctctttaaatgtcaCTCAATGATGTGCATCACTCAGCCCAATCTCACTGGATGCTGCAGCCAAGGTTACCTTAGGACAGGCTTGAGTTTCACTTGCAGAATAATCCAGTGTTAGCATGTTCTAATTACAGAACAGTATTTCAAAAACTCTGCATTAGACTCAGAGAGCACAGCAAGATTTTAATACCCATTCAGCTTGTGTTTAATTAAAAGGTAGGAGCAAGAAAGGAAAAATGTAGCACATACAGGTTATATGAATATAGTAGAAGAAAAACAAACCGGAAGGGATAATTTAATCTTGAAGTATACAGAGCCATAAAAGCTCTAATTTTACCAAGATGTTTTGAAAAGCTTTTGAAAAGGGAGGAAAAGCAAAGATATATATAAGTGAATTACCTGAACATTTTCACGAAGATCAGTGGCCTCTCGAACGGAAGGAGTAGCCGTTCTAAACACCTCATCAATTGCTTTGATGCCTGTAGTCTTCGTGGATGTATATTCACGAATCTTCTTGCCTTTTCGCACAGAGAGCCCCCTCTTGTgtgcttttcctcctcctcttcggTTAGTGATAGCAATGTGGACAAACAATGTGGTATTTTGGAGGAACTCGCCTGTTAAAGACTGTAAAGGAACATGCCTAAAGCCAGTCTGCAGGCACTCAAATGGGATGGTATACTGGGCTATAAACTCATCTCCAATGAAGTCATCATCTAGTACTACAAACCGCAGTATAGCCAACTCTGGAAGGTTTATGTGAAACTCAAAGCTGTCATCAAATATTGGGTTGTCACCATTTTGTGTTACTGTTTTTGTCCGGTATTCTGCACAATCGGCGGGTATCCCATGTATCTCCACGTACACATATGGTTCCACCACATCTCCCTTTGCTCCTGATCCTTTAGGTTTAGGGAGGTTTTGACCACTAATAATTTTTAGGTGAAGCAGCTGAGCCGACACACCAGGCAAAGAGTCCTTTGCATTGGCGCTAAAATAGGATACTTCTTCCCTCATTATTGAGGGTCGTAGGACATAGCCACAGTTTCCATTCTGTCTAAACCATCCTGTATTAAGATCCATCATAAGACCTGGGGTTTGGTAGTTCATGGACACAATCTGGCAACCACATTTCCAGAAGTCTTGGGGGTTCATATTGCTAGAATCTATTCGCATTGAACTTGGGTAGACCCTTGAGAGGAATCTTTTGTTGTATTTTACAAACTCTTCAGGATATTCATTGGCAAAGTGACTAGCAGTAACCTCATTAAAGGAACATATGTGCCAGTATTTTTGGTTTCTTTTAGAGTTTTCAAAGTCCCTAAACCTTACGGACTGGCACAGAGTTACCTGGTCGGAGAGTTCTCTACAGAGTCGCAGCTTTCTGTTGGCAGCCCCATTAAGATGTTCACGATCATCATGACCCAATCTCCTAGCAATCTCCATGCCTTCATCCTCATCTGTTACATCTCCCTCTGAGTCAGAATTATCTGAAGGCAGCTTCTTACCTTTTATTAGAATCTTGCCTTTCAGTTGTTCTGGAGAAGGCAAGTAGTTTTCATCAGGGCATGCTGGATCTAGGTAAAGTTTGTCACCAAGGATCTTTTTTAAGCACTGGGCCATGAAACGCTGTTGTCGAACAGAACAATGAACTACCAAGCAAAGGATTAATGGGTACTCTGATGCTTCAAATGCATACTTGTCTATTACACTTATTACACTTCGGAAAGCTACCTGTGAAACCACAGACACGCCAAGGTAGATAAGAGGCTCATTATCTGGGCCATCCCAAACAACAAGCTCAATGCTACGACATCCCATCTTAAGGGCTTGTATATAGCCACTAATATCGGATGTGCCCCAGTAGTGGTCTTCTAGATGGCATGCATTGTGAGCAGAGTTGATGTAGTAGTGTGATAATGGCCTTGTCATATCCTGACAGACCACTTTTTTGTGAGGATCAAATATATAACAGTCCAATGAAAGAAGATAACGGGTGAACCCATCAATTGTGAGGTATCCTTTTTCACGTCCTTCTTTGGAAGGCTCATATTTCTTGATGATTTCCAGCGCTGTAATTTCATTTACCTCTTCCATACCTTGCTCCACTTCCATGAAGATCATCAGATCTTTTAGGTCCAAATACTCTTTATTGCTAGAAAACTGAACCAGTAAAAAGAATACCTCTGGTCTGGTACACAGTTCACAGTAGGCCTCTACAAAAACATCACAAGTAATATTACTGCCATATTTATCACAAACTTTCTGCAATTCCTTGAATTTTAGTTCTACTGTTGAAGTCTTCATACCAGGGTTAAGTCCCTTGATAAGCTGAATGGCTCTAGACAATGGAATCTGTCCTTTTTTTTCTATATCAGCAATCTCAAACAAAGATGAGATCCACAGTGTTCTTAAACTTGTTTGATTAGCTCCTACAACATCCGGAGTGTGCTTTCCATAAGATACCAAGtacctgagacccatcacccaagtGTTGACAATATCAGCAGTACTGGCAACAAGATCCAATGATTCATAGTTTTCCCCATAAATGATAGAAAAGGCACATTCTTCTGGGAACTGATCAGACAGACCATTACTTCTCAAAACTGGAGTTTTCTTTCCAACACGCACCTCACGAATCGATTTAATTTCCAGTTTAGCTTTCTCTGAATCCTTCTTGGAAGGCTCCCATCGTAGAAAACGCATATCTGGATCTAAAAGGAAAAAACGATTGTACATCCTGGAGTTTGAGCGCACTTTCTTCATCTCGCACCCCTCCATCATGAAGGAAATGCAAGCAGCTGTGCTGTTGATCTTTCGATTGTGGGGCATTGTGCTGAAGGAcactgttttcttttgtttttgacgGGATCCATCCTAAGAggaataaaacatttaaaacaaaaaggtaagtgaagtgaaaagaaaaacaaaaaacaaaacaatcctaCATGACAAGCCCTTTGTGGGTTACAACAATACTCTTGCTATTAATTTAGGAATAAATGCACCCAGAACAACAGCTTCCAAGATATCACATCAAAAGTCTAGCTGGTTGTGTACTTATGAGAAGTCTGATATCTCTAATGTTTACATAAGACCAGTCTACTGCCATTATTACGGTTGGccagagatataaaaaaaatatctaatgtCCACATACAATTAACTGGACGAACATTCATTCATTTAAACTAGGACTCAATCATGCTAAAGTGTATCTCTATACCCAACACTCTGAATAGAATGAGTAAAAAGTTGAATCCCTATTATGGATCCAACAGAGCCCCTGACTGCAGTAAAACCTGAAGGGAGTTTTAATCCTTTAATCCTTGCAGCATGccgaacagccagcttctgtcagacagaccgaccTAAACACAGGCAGAACGTTGGCCGGTATTTTTTGTACCCGCatatgtctcctgacattctgtgcgtgtgtacagggctttaggggTAAAATTTCTATTTCATCTTGGTTGGCCTTTGATATGTCAGCTTTCCCTTTTGGTTGCTCTTGTTGTTTTACTGTTGCTACAACTTGTTGGAGGAATGTCAGATGGCATTGTATGTACTTTTTTCAGCTATACTGTTACATGCTTATTGACATAAGTCTGTAATATCCTGGGATGCCGTACTGTTTATTTCTAATAAACTtttctctgatttaaaaaaaaaaaaatcacattaatgaTTATGACACTAAATATGTGAAACATTAGTATTTTGAGTATAGCTCTTCGTATTTAAATACTCCCCAAAAACCAAACGCTGCTTCAGAACAGCTTTGCTTATACTAAGTTCTTGCAGTCGTTTGTTATCAGGGGCATTATGAGAGGTtcattatcttaaccacttgcttacagggcacttaaacccccctcctatccagaccaatttttagctttcagcgctaacgcattttgaatgacaattgcgcggtcatacaacgctgtacccaaatgaaatttttatcattttttccccacaaatagagctttcttttggtggtatttgatcacctctgcggtttttactttttgttaaaaaaatgtaaaaacctgaattttttttaaaaaaaaaacatttttttttatattttgttataaaaaatttttaacgggtactttttcttcttcattgatgtacgttgatgaggcggcagtgatgggcactgataggtggcagtgatgggcactacaggtgggcattggtagg contains:
- the LOC141113180 gene encoding inactive phospholipase C-like protein 2 isoform X1 is translated as MADVRDSAACAAAAAAVVGLLGVQDGGSLTPGGPSRGAEDLVLNGGCSEDSPQSGRSSREHSGERGQGTPKTTGIMKDGSRQKQKKTVSFSTMPHNRKINSTAACISFMMEGCEMKKVRSNSRMYNRFFLLDPDMRFLRWEPSKKDSEKAKLEIKSIREVRVGKKTPVLRSNGLSDQFPEECAFSIIYGENYESLDLVASTADIVNTWVMGLRYLVSYGKHTPDVVGANQTSLRTLWISSLFEIADIEKKGQIPLSRAIQLIKGLNPGMKTSTVELKFKELQKVCDKYGSNITCDVFVEAYCELCTRPEVFFLLVQFSSNKEYLDLKDLMIFMEVEQGMEEVNEITALEIIKKYEPSKEGREKGYLTIDGFTRYLLSLDCYIFDPHKKVVCQDMTRPLSHYYINSAHNACHLEDHYWGTSDISGYIQALKMGCRSIELVVWDGPDNEPLIYLGVSVVSQVAFRSVISVIDKYAFEASEYPLILCLVVHCSVRQQRFMAQCLKKILGDKLYLDPACPDENYLPSPEQLKGKILIKGKKLPSDNSDSEGDVTDEDEGMEIARRLGHDDREHLNGAANRKLRLCRELSDQVTLCQSVRFRDFENSKRNQKYWHICSFNEVTASHFANEYPEEFVKYNKRFLSRVYPSSMRIDSSNMNPQDFWKCGCQIVSMNYQTPGLMMDLNTGWFRQNGNCGYVLRPSIMREEVSYFSANAKDSLPGVSAQLLHLKIISGQNLPKPKGSGAKGDVVEPYVYVEIHGIPADCAEYRTKTVTQNGDNPIFDDSFEFHINLPELAILRFVVLDDDFIGDEFIAQYTIPFECLQTGFRHVPLQSLTGEFLQNTTLFVHIAITNRRGGGKAHKRGLSVRKGKKIREYTSTKTTGIKAIDEVFRTATPSVREATDLRENVQNALVSFKELCGLTSTANMKQCILTVSAWLLNSESPLNVTLNLRSQYPLLEAHGPVPDLLKKVLTSYEVFIQASRTLIETSDAIYNKIIQVQKTGMGFHEDLHRIGAKEGLKGRKLQKAMESFAWNITVLKGQADLLKHAKNEAVDHVRQIHHAGQSCGISRDSSHSPSLDVFRPRGALEPIPETESGGSTGS
- the LOC141113180 gene encoding inactive phospholipase C-like protein 2 isoform X2; translation: MPHNRKINSTAACISFMMEGCEMKKVRSNSRMYNRFFLLDPDMRFLRWEPSKKDSEKAKLEIKSIREVRVGKKTPVLRSNGLSDQFPEECAFSIIYGENYESLDLVASTADIVNTWVMGLRYLVSYGKHTPDVVGANQTSLRTLWISSLFEIADIEKKGQIPLSRAIQLIKGLNPGMKTSTVELKFKELQKVCDKYGSNITCDVFVEAYCELCTRPEVFFLLVQFSSNKEYLDLKDLMIFMEVEQGMEEVNEITALEIIKKYEPSKEGREKGYLTIDGFTRYLLSLDCYIFDPHKKVVCQDMTRPLSHYYINSAHNACHLEDHYWGTSDISGYIQALKMGCRSIELVVWDGPDNEPLIYLGVSVVSQVAFRSVISVIDKYAFEASEYPLILCLVVHCSVRQQRFMAQCLKKILGDKLYLDPACPDENYLPSPEQLKGKILIKGKKLPSDNSDSEGDVTDEDEGMEIARRLGHDDREHLNGAANRKLRLCRELSDQVTLCQSVRFRDFENSKRNQKYWHICSFNEVTASHFANEYPEEFVKYNKRFLSRVYPSSMRIDSSNMNPQDFWKCGCQIVSMNYQTPGLMMDLNTGWFRQNGNCGYVLRPSIMREEVSYFSANAKDSLPGVSAQLLHLKIISGQNLPKPKGSGAKGDVVEPYVYVEIHGIPADCAEYRTKTVTQNGDNPIFDDSFEFHINLPELAILRFVVLDDDFIGDEFIAQYTIPFECLQTGFRHVPLQSLTGEFLQNTTLFVHIAITNRRGGGKAHKRGLSVRKGKKIREYTSTKTTGIKAIDEVFRTATPSVREATDLRENVQNALVSFKELCGLTSTANMKQCILTVSAWLLNSESPLNVTLNLRSQYPLLEAHGPVPDLLKKVLTSYEVFIQASRTLIETSDAIYNKIIQVQKTGMGFHEDLHRIGAKEGLKGRKLQKAMESFAWNITVLKGQADLLKHAKNEAVDHVRQIHHAGQSCGISRDSSHSPSLDVFRPRGALEPIPETESGGSTGS